A part of Amycolatopsis camponoti genomic DNA contains:
- a CDS encoding maleylpyruvate isomerase N-terminal domain-containing protein, with the protein MQQQDRLTLTGHRQGAEPPAKTDPKAAPSAPRDLEALDAWLAESTELTLGALRAAGPDRGCWTWWPRSQAPQTSGAVARHQLQEIAVHTYDAQLTRGAAQPLPTDVAVEGVDEFLTTVSATTVPWPFTPATIDLHTTEGRSWRLTLDADGVRRGDLAADAEPGDAAMRGTASELVLCFYEHVPLDSLEITGDIEPVEQLAAWEPDA; encoded by the coding sequence GTGCAACAGCAGGATCGGCTCACCCTCACCGGCCACCGACAGGGCGCCGAGCCCCCGGCGAAGACGGACCCGAAGGCCGCCCCGAGCGCGCCCCGCGACCTCGAAGCCCTGGACGCCTGGCTCGCCGAGTCGACCGAACTCACGCTCGGCGCGCTGCGCGCCGCCGGCCCGGATCGCGGCTGCTGGACGTGGTGGCCCCGCTCGCAGGCCCCGCAGACCAGCGGGGCCGTGGCCCGGCACCAGCTCCAGGAGATCGCCGTCCACACCTACGACGCCCAGCTCACCCGGGGGGCCGCGCAGCCGCTGCCGACCGACGTCGCGGTCGAGGGCGTCGACGAGTTCCTGACCACCGTCTCGGCGACGACTGTCCCCTGGCCGTTCACCCCGGCGACCATCGACCTGCACACCACCGAGGGCCGCTCCTGGCGCCTGACCCTCGACGCCGACGGCGTCCGCCGCGGCGACCTCGCCGCCGACGCGGAACCGGGCGACGCGGCGATGCGAGGAACAGCAAGCGAACTGGTCCTCTGCTTCTACGAGCACGTCCCGCTCGACAGCCTGGAAATCACCGGCGACATCGAGCCGGTGGAGCAGCTCGCAGCCTGGGAGCCGGACGCGTAA
- a CDS encoding TetR/AcrR family transcriptional regulator, with amino-acid sequence MARQRDERIDQAVLAAVTTLLREVGYPGLTMEAIAQRAGTTKPAVRRRWKSQKHVVVAALAEERAGVVEVDTGCTCCDLFGHLEALRLGMADLADDPELRETFLAVVWEPRREACVESLKKGEARGEIRPGLDVVLIDLFAAPVVFRVLFGHRKLDQEFVRDVIGGVLSGVGTADGGRLCAHIGP; translated from the coding sequence ATGGCACGCCAGCGGGACGAGCGGATCGACCAGGCCGTGCTGGCCGCCGTCACCACGCTCTTGCGCGAGGTCGGCTACCCGGGCCTGACCATGGAGGCCATCGCCCAGCGCGCGGGCACCACCAAGCCCGCCGTCCGCCGCCGGTGGAAAAGTCAGAAACACGTCGTCGTCGCCGCGCTGGCCGAGGAGCGCGCCGGGGTCGTGGAGGTCGACACCGGGTGCACCTGCTGTGACCTTTTCGGACATCTCGAGGCGCTCCGGCTCGGGATGGCCGACCTGGCCGACGATCCGGAACTGCGGGAGACCTTTCTCGCCGTCGTCTGGGAGCCTCGCCGGGAGGCGTGCGTCGAGTCCTTGAAGAAGGGTGAGGCGCGTGGGGAGATCCGCCCCGGACTCGACGTCGTCCTCATCGACCTCTTCGCCGCTCCGGTCGTGTTCCGCGTGCTCTTCGGGCATCGGAAACTCGACCAGGAGTTCGTGCGGGACGTCATAGGCGGCGTCCTGTCCGGAGTGGGCACGGCCGACGGCGGCCGCCTCTGTGCGCACATCGGTCCTTGA
- a CDS encoding GAF and ANTAR domain-containing protein produces MEDNLLSERDAARRVDDVTDALDRLTGTIAEEEELLVVLQRVCRQVMHAVPDAEIASITLLRDGAPYTATATGDSAHHVDQAQYDAGRGPCLEAARTGELQRVRVTEAAAQWPEFTAAANEHSVVAYLSAPLFVDHHYHGSLNLYDTGGNSFGALDAALLGLYTAAAESALRSTLRHHTARETMGQLRAALNSRAVIDQAKGILMALHSIPSDDAFDLLVKASQDQNVKLRDVAEKFVAETTASPSRH; encoded by the coding sequence ATGGAAGACAACCTGCTGTCCGAGCGGGACGCCGCACGAAGAGTGGACGACGTGACCGACGCGCTGGATCGCCTGACCGGCACCATCGCCGAAGAAGAGGAACTGCTGGTCGTTCTGCAGCGAGTGTGCCGGCAGGTCATGCATGCGGTGCCGGACGCGGAAATCGCCAGCATCACCCTGCTGCGCGACGGCGCCCCGTACACCGCGACAGCGACCGGTGACAGCGCGCACCACGTCGACCAGGCTCAGTACGACGCCGGGCGAGGCCCGTGCCTGGAGGCCGCCCGCACCGGCGAACTCCAACGCGTCAGGGTGACCGAAGCCGCAGCACAATGGCCCGAATTCACCGCGGCCGCGAACGAACACTCAGTCGTCGCCTACCTGTCCGCCCCACTGTTCGTCGACCACCACTACCACGGTTCACTCAACCTCTACGACACCGGCGGCAACAGCTTCGGCGCGCTCGACGCCGCGCTGCTGGGCCTCTACACCGCCGCCGCCGAATCCGCGCTGCGCAGCACCCTCCGGCACCACACCGCCCGCGAGACCATGGGACAACTACGCGCCGCGCTCAACTCCCGCGCGGTGATCGACCAGGCCAAGGGCATCCTCATGGCCCTGCACAGCATCCCGTCCGACGACGCGTTCGACCTGCTCGTCAAGGCGTCACAGGACCAGAACGTCAAACTGCGCGACGTCGCCGAAAAGTTCGTCGCCGAGACCACGGCTTCCCCGAGCCGGCACTGA
- a CDS encoding class F sortase, with amino-acid sequence MSGPAHGGASRFAGAHRHLGATFVAAGVVLAVAGTVASTSQPQREVVALATTAPPSVTPETTAPPTSAAELPTPTRVINPTVLKLPEIGVTATVLPAGVDETGAFDAPRDVGAVGWYRYGPGLDANTGSLVIGGHVDSAESGPGAFFQLHRVRPGSSLQLIGDDGKTRTYVVTAREQIPKEDIDLRTYFDTEGSPRVTLFTCGGTFDRKTRNYLDNIVVTAIPR; translated from the coding sequence ATGAGCGGACCCGCGCATGGCGGTGCGTCCCGGTTCGCCGGGGCGCACCGCCACCTCGGTGCGACGTTCGTCGCCGCCGGAGTCGTCCTCGCGGTGGCCGGCACCGTTGCGTCGACCTCACAACCACAGCGAGAAGTCGTCGCCCTCGCCACCACGGCGCCGCCCTCGGTCACCCCGGAAACCACCGCACCGCCGACCAGTGCCGCCGAGTTGCCGACGCCGACGCGGGTCATCAACCCGACGGTGCTTAAGCTGCCGGAAATCGGCGTGACGGCGACGGTGCTGCCCGCGGGAGTGGACGAGACCGGCGCCTTCGACGCGCCCCGCGACGTAGGCGCCGTCGGCTGGTACCGGTACGGCCCCGGACTCGACGCGAATACCGGGTCGCTGGTCATCGGCGGCCACGTCGACAGCGCGGAATCCGGCCCCGGCGCCTTCTTCCAGTTGCACCGAGTGCGGCCCGGATCGTCACTGCAACTCATTGGCGACGACGGCAAGACACGCACTTACGTCGTCACCGCGCGCGAGCAGATTCCCAAGGAAGACATCGACCTGCGGACCTACTTCGACACCGAGGGCAGCCCTCGCGTCACGTTGTTCACCTGCGGTGGCACGTTCGACCGAAAGACGAGGAACTACCTGGACAACATTGTGGTCACGGCGATTCCCCGATAA
- a CDS encoding DUF4397 domain-containing protein: MPRSLRSLALVVSAGVLATFSAQVPAGAATESMVSVVHGIPGQPVDVYVNGKKTLDNFQPASVAGPLSLAAGSYDVALTKPGEPVSSALLENKTLAVPGGKNLSLVAHLDTAAKPALTAFVNDTGRTAPGKARVVVRHTAAAPAVDVRAAGKPVFTGLTNPNEVMADLPAGVVNADVTLAGTATVVLGPKDLDLAAGTATIVYAIGSADAKTLALAAQTIKNLGSAPSSMPTGSGGLATDEVAGGWSLLAAGGVLLALLGTALLVRRRPDPTSR, from the coding sequence ATGCCCAGATCACTGCGTTCGCTCGCCCTGGTCGTCTCCGCCGGGGTCCTGGCCACTTTCTCGGCACAGGTTCCCGCCGGCGCGGCCACGGAATCCATGGTCTCGGTCGTCCACGGCATCCCCGGCCAGCCGGTCGACGTCTACGTCAACGGGAAGAAGACCCTCGACAACTTCCAACCGGCGAGCGTGGCCGGCCCGCTGTCTCTGGCCGCGGGCAGTTACGACGTCGCGCTGACCAAGCCCGGCGAGCCCGTCTCCAGCGCGCTGCTGGAGAACAAGACCCTCGCCGTCCCCGGCGGGAAGAACCTCAGCCTCGTCGCTCACCTGGACACTGCGGCGAAGCCCGCGCTGACCGCGTTCGTCAACGACACCGGCCGGACCGCGCCGGGCAAAGCCCGGGTGGTCGTCCGGCACACCGCCGCCGCGCCGGCCGTGGACGTGCGCGCCGCGGGAAAGCCGGTGTTCACCGGGCTGACGAACCCGAACGAAGTCATGGCCGACCTTCCCGCCGGCGTCGTCAACGCCGACGTGACCCTGGCCGGCACCGCCACCGTCGTGCTCGGGCCGAAGGACCTCGACCTGGCCGCCGGAACGGCCACGATCGTCTATGCGATCGGTTCCGCGGACGCCAAAACCCTCGCTCTCGCCGCCCAGACGATCAAGAACCTGGGTTCCGCACCCTCGTCGATGCCGACCGGCTCGGGCGGTCTGGCTACCGACGAGGTCGCCGGCGGCTGGTCCCTCCTGGCCGCGGGTGGTGTGCTGCTGGCGCTCCTCGGCACCGCCCTGCTGGTCCGCCGGCGTCCGGACCCGACGTCGCGATGA
- a CDS encoding RNA polymerase sigma factor: MLLVEGVASTGSAVTVAPVSDDAEMAGELARRFADGEPDALRAVFDRHGPAVQRLVRASLRDQADVDDVVQATFVSAWNGRHSYDPDKAGLLAWLLGITRRRIVDLLRARGRRQRDSAAAAATAPAEAPSAESPERIVDRLIVADGLRRLPDAQREVLELAFYADLTHTQIAERTGLPLGTVKSHLRRGMQKLRSDLDSAPEEVPDDASRSRSPRPARP; this comes from the coding sequence ATGCTGCTGGTGGAAGGTGTTGCGTCGACCGGGAGTGCGGTTACTGTGGCGCCCGTGTCCGATGACGCCGAGATGGCCGGCGAGCTCGCCCGCCGGTTCGCCGACGGGGAGCCGGATGCCTTGCGGGCCGTGTTCGACCGGCACGGCCCGGCGGTGCAGCGGCTGGTGCGCGCCAGCTTGCGTGACCAGGCCGACGTCGATGATGTCGTCCAGGCCACCTTCGTCTCCGCGTGGAACGGGCGGCACAGCTACGACCCGGACAAGGCCGGCCTGCTGGCCTGGCTGCTGGGCATCACCCGGCGTCGCATCGTGGACCTGCTGCGCGCCCGGGGCCGCCGGCAGCGCGACAGTGCCGCTGCCGCCGCGACGGCCCCGGCCGAGGCGCCCTCGGCGGAGTCCCCGGAGCGGATCGTCGACCGGTTGATCGTCGCGGACGGTTTGCGCCGGTTGCCGGACGCGCAGCGCGAGGTGCTCGAACTGGCCTTCTATGCTGACTTGACCCACACCCAGATCGCCGAGCGGACGGGCCTGCCGCTCGGGACGGTGAAGAGCCACCTGCGCCGCGGCATGCAGAAGTTGCGCTCCGATCTCGACAGCGCGCCGGAGGAGGTGCCCGATGACGCATCCCGATCGCGATCACCTCGTCCTGCTCGCCCTTGA
- a CDS encoding anti-sigma factor domain-containing protein yields the protein MTHPDRDHLVLLALDDQEPGAADTAHLDSCADCREELESLRAVAGLGREAAAETALPPVAEAVWERIAAETGQPSLGAARETAESAHDADRRDVLRPRFSRAVRYGVVAAAAAAVAAVVTVALTGGGPDEGRVIAQAQLNRQVAAPAEAAGQVRIIDSGGGSLRLKLELTGMPAPAGLYEIWLYDGKTTMIPLGVVAGTDADVAIPHTLTLQAFPIVDVSAQQLGQQEHGTSMVQGTLRVEGP from the coding sequence ATGACGCATCCCGATCGCGATCACCTCGTCCTGCTCGCCCTTGACGATCAGGAACCCGGCGCGGCGGACACCGCTCACCTCGACAGCTGCGCCGACTGCCGTGAAGAGCTCGAATCGCTGCGAGCGGTAGCGGGCCTCGGCCGTGAGGCGGCGGCGGAGACGGCTCTACCACCGGTGGCGGAGGCGGTGTGGGAGCGGATCGCGGCCGAGACCGGTCAGCCGTCGCTCGGGGCCGCGCGCGAGACGGCGGAATCGGCACACGATGCCGATCGTCGGGATGTCCTGCGGCCTCGCTTCAGCCGGGCCGTACGGTACGGCGTGGTCGCGGCGGCCGCCGCCGCGGTGGCCGCCGTGGTGACGGTGGCTCTCACGGGCGGTGGCCCGGATGAGGGCCGGGTGATCGCGCAGGCGCAGCTGAACCGGCAGGTGGCCGCGCCCGCCGAGGCAGCCGGTCAGGTCCGGATCATCGACAGCGGCGGCGGCTCGCTGCGACTCAAGCTCGAGCTGACCGGCATGCCGGCGCCGGCGGGCCTGTACGAGATCTGGCTCTACGACGGCAAGACCACCATGATTCCGCTCGGGGTCGTCGCCGGCACAGATGCCGACGTCGCCATCCCCCACACCCTGACGCTGCAAGCCTTCCCGATCGTCGACGTATCGGCGCAGCAGCTCGGGCAGCAGGAGCACGGCACCAGCATGGTTCAGGGAACCCTCCGCGTCGAAGGGCCGTAG
- a CDS encoding amidohydrolase family protein, with the protein MPENPATAPVDTGRPGRRYLIRGGAVMSMDPEVGDFEIADVLVDGDKIAAIAPAIEAPGVDVVDARGRIVMPGFIDTHHHLFETALRSFLANGLLVDDGSGTPSADPTYVGHVLQRFAPVYRPEDVYITTLFGGLAQLDAGVTTVLDVSQIHHSPEHTDAAIEALADAGRRAAFGYFEGDGRAEARYPQDAYRVRKQWFSSDDQLVTMVMGGEFYLGEELYSNAWGIARELDLQIAAHAVGAFGMRPLLDDLAHGRGGTGKDIGFGPDVLLIHMTGMSDFAWERVRDAGVHVSVSTPIEMTMRHGTPPLLKLQQLGLEPSLSSDVETTMAPDPFTLMRSTMTMQRMLVNESVLAQGGFTPPGHYPAPAPGTPQLFTVRDVLRFATINGAEHLRLDHKTGSLTPGKEADIVLLDATALNVTPLNSVPGAVVSLMDRSNVETVIVAGKIRKWQGSLLEADLVRLRGELERSRDHLFRAADVQQNLFAYS; encoded by the coding sequence ATGCCCGAGAACCCCGCCACCGCCCCGGTCGACACCGGCCGTCCGGGTCGGCGCTACCTCATCCGCGGCGGAGCCGTCATGTCCATGGACCCGGAGGTGGGCGACTTCGAGATCGCCGACGTCCTGGTCGACGGTGACAAGATCGCCGCCATCGCTCCCGCGATCGAGGCACCCGGGGTGGACGTCGTCGACGCACGCGGGCGCATCGTCATGCCCGGCTTCATCGACACCCACCACCACTTGTTCGAAACCGCGCTGCGTTCGTTCCTCGCCAACGGCCTGCTGGTCGACGACGGATCCGGCACGCCGAGCGCGGACCCCACGTATGTCGGCCACGTCCTGCAGCGGTTCGCGCCGGTGTACCGGCCCGAGGACGTCTACATCACCACGCTTTTCGGTGGGCTCGCTCAGCTCGACGCCGGCGTCACCACCGTGCTCGACGTCTCCCAGATCCACCACTCCCCCGAGCACACCGACGCCGCGATCGAAGCCTTGGCCGACGCCGGCCGTCGCGCGGCCTTCGGCTATTTCGAAGGCGACGGCCGCGCCGAAGCCCGCTACCCCCAGGACGCCTACCGCGTCCGCAAGCAGTGGTTCTCCTCCGACGACCAGCTGGTGACCATGGTCATGGGTGGCGAGTTCTACCTCGGCGAGGAGCTGTATTCGAACGCCTGGGGCATCGCCCGCGAGCTGGACCTGCAGATCGCCGCCCACGCCGTGGGTGCGTTCGGCATGCGACCGCTCCTCGACGACCTCGCCCACGGCCGCGGCGGGACCGGAAAAGACATCGGCTTCGGTCCGGACGTGCTCCTCATCCACATGACGGGCATGTCGGACTTCGCGTGGGAGCGCGTCCGCGACGCCGGTGTCCACGTCTCGGTGTCCACACCGATCGAGATGACCATGCGCCACGGCACCCCTCCGCTGCTGAAGCTGCAGCAACTGGGCTTGGAACCTTCTCTCAGCTCCGACGTCGAGACCACCATGGCACCCGACCCCTTCACGCTCATGCGCTCCACGATGACCATGCAGCGCATGCTGGTCAACGAGAGCGTCCTCGCCCAGGGAGGCTTCACCCCGCCCGGCCACTACCCGGCGCCCGCACCGGGCACTCCGCAGCTGTTCACCGTCCGGGATGTCCTGCGGTTCGCCACCATCAACGGCGCCGAACACCTGCGTCTCGACCACAAGACCGGCTCACTGACGCCGGGCAAAGAAGCCGACATCGTCCTGCTCGACGCCACCGCACTCAACGTCACCCCGCTCAACAGTGTGCCTGGAGCCGTGGTGTCGCTCATGGACCGGAGCAACGTCGAGACCGTCATCGTCGCCGGCAAGATCCGCAAGTGGCAGGGATCCCTGCTCGAAGCCGACCTCGTCCGCCTGCGCGGTGAGCTCGAGCGGTCCCGCGATCACCTGTTCCGCGCAGCGGACGTCCAGCAGAACCTGTTCGCCTACAGCTGA
- a CDS encoding fumarylacetoacetate hydrolase family protein yields the protein MRLVTYVAPGELPRVGIQHGDVVVDPDRALRGATRGDAPRLPTEMVAFFGEGARGLDLGAHALLLADERGPELSAPDGTPAVFPLDDVRLLAPVPRPRRIRDYLTYTDHAAGSGLPVPPAFTAMPICYQGNAETVVGPGDPLLWPSYTGQLDFELELGFFTSGGGVNLTPDEAGRLIAGVTIFNDVSARDIQFFEMSLTIGPSKGKHFCTAMGPSVLTMDEVDEWSIGLAARVNGETWASGTTADRQFSFAEVLAWASLDEPVHPGEFFALGTVGGGCGLELDRWIQAGDVVELEASGVGVLRNPVGARQVPPPGAGLPSYTGAPRAAPASS from the coding sequence ATGCGCCTGGTCACCTACGTCGCCCCCGGCGAGCTGCCGCGGGTGGGCATCCAGCACGGCGACGTCGTCGTCGACCCCGACCGCGCGCTGCGGGGCGCCACACGGGGCGATGCACCACGCCTTCCCACCGAGATGGTGGCCTTCTTCGGAGAAGGTGCTCGCGGGCTCGACCTCGGCGCGCACGCACTGCTCCTCGCCGACGAGCGCGGACCCGAGCTGAGCGCGCCGGACGGGACACCGGCGGTCTTCCCCCTCGACGACGTGCGGTTGCTGGCACCGGTCCCCCGCCCGCGCCGCATCCGCGACTACCTGACCTACACCGACCACGCGGCAGGATCCGGGCTACCGGTTCCACCGGCCTTCACCGCCATGCCGATCTGCTACCAGGGCAACGCCGAGACGGTCGTCGGACCTGGTGATCCGCTGCTGTGGCCGTCCTACACCGGACAACTCGACTTCGAACTCGAGCTGGGCTTCTTCACTTCGGGCGGCGGGGTCAACCTCACTCCCGACGAGGCGGGCCGCCTGATCGCCGGCGTGACGATCTTCAACGACGTGAGCGCACGGGACATCCAGTTCTTCGAGATGAGCCTGACCATCGGGCCGTCCAAGGGAAAGCACTTCTGCACCGCGATGGGGCCGAGCGTGCTCACCATGGACGAAGTCGACGAATGGTCGATCGGGCTGGCGGCCCGGGTCAACGGCGAAACCTGGGCGAGCGGAACCACGGCCGACCGGCAGTTCTCCTTCGCCGAGGTGCTGGCTTGGGCCTCCCTCGATGAACCCGTGCATCCTGGCGAGTTCTTCGCGCTCGGCACCGTGGGTGGCGGCTGCGGTCTCGAACTGGACCGCTGGATCCAGGCCGGTGACGTCGTGGAGCTGGAAGCGTCCGGCGTCGGCGTGCTGCGCAACCCGGTCGGTGCCCGGCAGGTCCCGCCGCCCGGCGCCGGGCTGCCCAGCTACACCGGGGCGCCGCGCGCCGCCCCCGCGTCTTCCTAA
- a CDS encoding pirin family protein, translating into MTIPQRALARIESKTHLGPDAQVDDRYLVMGPARPELTDPFLVLSEDWFSSPGFEWHPHRGVETVTLVVDGVLEHGDSAGNSGALTTGDVQWMTAGHGIIHRELAFRDERAHTLQLWVNLPADRKLTGPRYQDLLAGQRPVIEQDGTRIDVISGQVGELSGPAVTEWPISGAILTLEPGHRLDHLLPGRDRAFLYVLSGRASIAGHAVEAGQIAWSDPAPHALVSSIAVEARGDTPVVVMACSGEPIGEPVAVGGPFVMNTEDEIAQAFRDFHRGDFGDVPRQARLQYR; encoded by the coding sequence ATGACCATCCCGCAACGCGCTCTCGCGCGGATCGAAAGCAAGACGCACCTGGGGCCGGACGCCCAAGTGGACGACCGGTACCTCGTCATGGGCCCAGCCCGTCCGGAGCTGACCGATCCCTTCCTCGTCCTGAGCGAAGACTGGTTCTCTTCTCCCGGCTTCGAATGGCACCCGCACCGCGGCGTGGAAACCGTGACCCTGGTCGTCGACGGCGTCCTCGAGCACGGAGACAGCGCCGGTAACAGCGGCGCGCTGACCACCGGCGACGTGCAGTGGATGACCGCGGGCCACGGCATCATCCACCGCGAGCTCGCCTTCCGCGACGAACGGGCACACACCCTGCAGCTGTGGGTGAACCTTCCCGCCGACCGGAAGCTGACCGGTCCGCGCTACCAGGACCTGCTCGCCGGACAACGCCCTGTCATCGAGCAGGACGGGACTCGGATCGACGTGATCTCGGGCCAGGTGGGCGAGCTCAGCGGACCCGCTGTCACCGAGTGGCCCATTTCCGGCGCGATTCTCACGCTGGAACCGGGTCACCGGCTCGACCACCTCCTGCCCGGCCGCGACCGCGCGTTCCTCTACGTCCTCTCCGGCCGAGCGTCGATCGCCGGACACGCTGTCGAAGCCGGTCAGATCGCCTGGTCCGACCCCGCCCCACATGCGCTCGTCTCATCGATCGCCGTGGAGGCACGGGGAGACACACCTGTCGTCGTCATGGCCTGCAGCGGAGAACCGATCGGCGAGCCCGTCGCCGTCGGCGGCCCGTTCGTGATGAACACCGAGGACGAGATCGCCCAGGCCTTCCGTGATTTCCACCGCGGCGACTTCGGTGACGTCCCCCGCCAAGCCCGCCTCCAGTACCGCTGA
- a CDS encoding fumarylacetoacetate hydrolase family protein produces MRIANVGGRLKLLIADRAIDVASASEGRFAADPQAVYEVFDDFKQWAAGQDDHLDAAELDPASLGSPAPAPRQVFAIGLNYADHAAEGGITQLPEEPTVFTKFASSFSGPVSVVRLPTAAVDWEVELVAVISRTARDVDLEHAWSHVAGLTVGQDLSERRSQLRGPVPQFSLAKSHAGFSPTGPVLVTPDELPDPDDLEIGCTVNGEEVQKARTADMIFSVPELIAHLSSVVTLYPGDVIFTGTPAGVGMGRKPERYLRPGDELRSWVEGIGELRQRFVAR; encoded by the coding sequence ATGCGTATCGCCAATGTCGGAGGACGCCTGAAGCTCCTCATCGCCGACCGTGCCATCGACGTCGCCAGTGCCAGCGAGGGCCGATTCGCCGCGGATCCGCAAGCCGTGTACGAGGTCTTCGACGACTTCAAGCAGTGGGCAGCCGGACAGGACGACCACCTTGACGCGGCCGAGCTGGACCCGGCGTCGCTCGGCTCGCCGGCGCCGGCACCCCGGCAGGTCTTCGCGATCGGTCTCAACTACGCAGACCACGCCGCCGAGGGCGGTATCACCCAGCTCCCGGAGGAGCCGACGGTCTTCACCAAGTTCGCGAGTTCCTTCTCCGGGCCGGTCAGCGTGGTGCGCCTGCCGACCGCGGCCGTCGATTGGGAGGTGGAGCTCGTCGCGGTGATCTCCCGGACGGCCCGCGACGTCGACCTCGAGCACGCCTGGAGCCACGTGGCCGGGCTGACCGTGGGCCAAGACCTTTCGGAGCGCCGGTCGCAGCTGCGCGGCCCGGTCCCGCAGTTCAGCCTGGCCAAGTCCCACGCCGGTTTCTCCCCCACCGGCCCGGTCCTCGTGACGCCGGACGAGCTGCCCGACCCCGACGACCTGGAGATCGGGTGCACGGTCAACGGCGAGGAAGTGCAGAAGGCCCGAACGGCCGACATGATCTTCTCCGTCCCGGAGCTGATCGCACACCTGTCGTCGGTCGTCACCCTCTATCCCGGCGACGTGATCTTCACCGGCACGCCGGCCGGCGTGGGCATGGGCCGGAAACCCGAGCGGTACCTGCGGCCCGGAGACGAGCTCCGCAGCTGGGTCGAGGGAATCGGCGAGCTGCGGCAGCGTTTCGTGGCGCGCTGA